The following proteins are encoded in a genomic region of Pikeienuella piscinae:
- a CDS encoding ABC transporter permease codes for MPVSETTPGLGARFLDGVRRAMASDLVYSFRTSPATIIATVITLGMILAALFAPYVASQNPFDVATLSLLDSELPPAWVEGGMAAYPLGTDNLGRDVLSTILYGGRVSLLVGFVSVILAMVIGVALGLIAGYKGGMVDAFIMRVAEIQLSFPTILVALLLNGIMRGVLPPSQHSELAILVLILSIGLSHWVQFARTVRASTLVERNKDYILAARLIGLRSSLIMIRHILPNVMGPVLVIATLGLAVAVLTEATLSFLGVGVPPTEPSLGTLIKIGSDYLFSGAWWITIFPGAALAILILSVNLVGDWLRDVMNPKLR; via the coding sequence ATGCCAGTTAGCGAAACCACCCCCGGCCTCGGCGCGCGTTTTCTCGACGGGGTCCGCAGGGCCATGGCCAGTGATCTCGTCTACAGCTTCCGGACCTCGCCGGCCACGATCATCGCGACCGTCATCACCCTCGGGATGATTCTGGCCGCGCTCTTCGCGCCCTACGTCGCGTCGCAGAACCCTTTCGACGTCGCGACGCTTAGTCTGCTCGATTCCGAGTTGCCGCCCGCCTGGGTGGAGGGGGGGATGGCGGCCTATCCGCTCGGCACCGACAATCTGGGCCGGGATGTCCTCTCCACCATCCTCTACGGCGGCCGGGTGTCGTTGCTCGTCGGCTTCGTCAGCGTCATCCTCGCCATGGTGATCGGCGTCGCGCTCGGCCTGATCGCCGGCTACAAGGGCGGCATGGTCGACGCCTTCATCATGCGCGTGGCCGAGATTCAGCTCAGCTTTCCCACGATTCTCGTCGCGCTCCTGCTCAATGGGATCATGCGCGGCGTTCTGCCGCCATCGCAGCACTCGGAACTGGCGATACTCGTGCTGATCCTTTCGATCGGGCTCTCTCACTGGGTGCAGTTCGCGCGCACGGTGCGCGCCTCCACCTTGGTGGAGCGCAACAAGGACTACATCCTCGCCGCCCGTCTGATCGGATTGAGATCCTCGCTGATCATGATTCGCCACATTCTGCCGAACGTCATGGGGCCGGTGCTTGTCATCGCGACTCTTGGTCTCGCCGTCGCGGTGCTGACCGAGGCGACGCTGAGCTTCCTCGGCGTCGGCGTGCCGCCGACCGAACCCTCGCTGGGCACGCTCATCAAGATCGGCAGCGATTACCTCTTCTCCGGCGCGTGGTGGATCACGATCTTCCCCGGCGCGGCGCTCGCTATACTCATCCTCTCCGTCAACCTCGTGGGCGACTGGCTCCGCGACGTAATGAACCCGAAGCTGAGGTGA
- a CDS encoding ABC transporter ATP-binding protein yields MSLLEIRNLHIRFPSRWGDVEAVRGIDLDVRGGEIVGVVGESGAGKSTIGNAVIGLLEAPGKMTDGEVKLEGERIDKLPPQALQKIRGRKIGMIFQDPMTSLNPLFTVGQQIVETIRTHLDVSASAARKRAIQMLDEVGIADAENRIDEYPHQFSGGMRQRVVIALALCAEPDLVIADEPTTALDVSIQAQILDLIRDLCKTRNVGVVIITHDMGVIAEITDRVAVMYHGKIVEIAATKDVLGHPKEDYTKSLMAAVPRSDVKLDRFPRVSYSEDGLEKHDQVDLRSHWLGSAQKQAEEVSDPLVRCENLSMRFTSRHSMIPAWRRYFTAVDDLSFEIRRGETFGVVGESGSGKSTLARMIAGLYTPSAGRVWYNDVAVSDLQGEKELAPFRRQIQMIFQDPFSSLNPRMRLFDIIAEPIRHHRLAGSNAEIVRIVEDLLEQVELGKQAAWKYPHEFSGGQRQRISIARAFATRPRFLICDEPTSALDVSIQAQLLNLLKDLQQEMGLTMLFISHDLPVIRQMCDRVAVMQNGQLKELAETETLFESPQNPYTQHLLKLMPKLDFELTPVEASV; encoded by the coding sequence ATGTCGCTCCTTGAAATCAGGAATCTGCACATCCGGTTTCCCAGTCGCTGGGGCGATGTGGAGGCTGTTCGCGGCATAGATCTGGACGTGCGCGGCGGGGAGATCGTCGGCGTCGTCGGCGAGTCCGGCGCAGGTAAGTCGACCATCGGCAACGCGGTGATCGGGCTTCTAGAGGCGCCCGGAAAGATGACCGACGGAGAGGTCAAGCTGGAAGGCGAGCGGATCGACAAGCTGCCGCCCCAGGCGTTGCAGAAGATCAGGGGCCGCAAGATCGGCATGATCTTTCAGGACCCGATGACCAGCCTCAATCCGCTCTTCACCGTCGGCCAGCAGATCGTCGAGACCATACGCACGCACCTGGACGTCTCCGCATCGGCGGCGCGGAAGCGGGCGATCCAGATGCTCGATGAAGTCGGAATCGCCGACGCCGAGAACCGGATCGACGAATATCCGCACCAGTTCTCCGGCGGTATGCGCCAGCGGGTCGTGATCGCGCTGGCGCTCTGCGCCGAACCGGACCTCGTGATCGCGGACGAGCCGACCACGGCGCTCGACGTCTCGATCCAGGCGCAGATCCTCGATCTCATCCGCGACCTCTGCAAGACGCGGAATGTCGGGGTGGTGATCATCACCCATGATATGGGCGTCATCGCGGAGATCACCGACCGCGTCGCCGTCATGTATCACGGCAAGATCGTCGAGATCGCGGCGACGAAAGACGTGCTTGGCCATCCGAAGGAGGATTACACGAAGAGCCTGATGGCCGCGGTGCCGCGCTCGGACGTGAAGCTCGACCGGTTTCCCCGAGTCTCCTATTCCGAGGACGGGCTGGAGAAACACGACCAGGTCGATCTTCGCTCACACTGGCTCGGCTCCGCGCAAAAGCAGGCTGAGGAGGTTTCCGACCCGCTCGTGCGCTGCGAGAACCTCTCGATGAGGTTCACCAGCCGCCATTCGATGATACCGGCGTGGCGGCGCTATTTCACCGCTGTCGACGACCTGTCCTTCGAAATCAGGCGGGGCGAGACCTTTGGCGTCGTGGGGGAGAGCGGGAGCGGAAAATCCACGCTCGCCCGCATGATCGCCGGGCTCTACACGCCGTCGGCGGGCCGCGTCTGGTACAATGACGTCGCGGTCAGCGACCTGCAGGGCGAGAAGGAACTCGCCCCGTTCCGTCGCCAGATCCAGATGATCTTTCAGGACCCGTTTTCCTCGCTCAACCCCCGGATGCGGCTCTTCGACATCATCGCGGAGCCGATCCGCCATCACCGGCTGGCCGGGAGCAACGCCGAGATCGTCCGGATCGTTGAGGACCTTCTGGAGCAGGTGGAGCTTGGCAAGCAGGCGGCGTGGAAATACCCGCATGAATTTTCCGGCGGCCAGCGTCAGCGCATCTCCATCGCCCGCGCCTTCGCCACCCGTCCGCGCTTTCTGATCTGCGACGAGCCGACTTCGGCGCTCGATGTCTCGATCCAGGCGCAATTGCTGAACCTGCTCAAGGATCTGCAACAGGAGATGGGGCTGACGATGCTGTTCATCAGCCACGACCTGCCGGTGATCCGCCAGATGTGCGACCGCGTCGCGGTGATGCAGAACGGCCAGCTGAAAGAACTGGCGGAGACCGAGACGCTGTTCGAGTCGCCGCAGAACCCCTACACGCAACACTTGCTCAAGCTCATGCCGAAGCTCGATTTCGAGCTGACACCGGTTGAGGCGAGCGTGTGA
- the infA gene encoding translation initiation factor IF-1 translates to MAKEETLEFPGVVTELLPNATFRVELENGHEIIAHTAGKMRKNRIRVLAGDKVQVEMTPYDLTKGRITYRFK, encoded by the coding sequence ATGGCCAAGGAAGAAACCCTCGAATTCCCCGGCGTCGTGACCGAGCTTTTGCCCAACGCGACATTCCGGGTTGAGCTCGAGAACGGCCATGAGATCATCGCTCATACTGCGGGCAAGATGCGCAAGAACCGCATCCGCGTCCTTGCGGGCGACAAGGTCCAGGTGGAAATGACGCCCTATGATCTGACCAAGGGCCGCATCACCTATCGCTTCAAGTAA
- a CDS encoding Maf family protein — MRLILGSASPRRRELLAQIGVTPDEVRPPDIDETPRKSETPRPYCIRMAADKVAAVSAGADELVLCADTTVAAGRRILGKPADETEAERFLRLLSGRRHTVITAVALKLGARVWAREVVTAVKFKRLSDEEIGAYLRSGEWRGKAGGYAIHGLAGALIPWISGSFTGVVGLPLTETANLLRAAGYPVNLQGPAK; from the coding sequence GTGCGCCTGATCCTCGGCTCCGCAAGCCCAAGGCGGCGCGAGCTTCTGGCGCAGATCGGCGTGACGCCTGACGAGGTTCGCCCGCCCGATATCGACGAGACGCCACGCAAGTCCGAAACCCCACGACCCTATTGCATTCGTATGGCGGCGGACAAGGTGGCCGCGGTGAGCGCCGGCGCGGATGAACTGGTGCTTTGCGCTGACACGACCGTCGCGGCGGGGCGGCGCATACTCGGAAAACCCGCGGACGAGACCGAAGCGGAGCGCTTTCTGCGCCTGCTGTCGGGACGCCGCCACACGGTGATCACCGCGGTCGCGCTCAAGCTCGGCGCGCGGGTCTGGGCGCGCGAAGTCGTGACGGCGGTGAAATTCAAGCGGCTGTCGGATGAGGAGATCGGGGCCTATCTCCGTTCCGGCGAATGGCGAGGAAAGGCCGGCGGCTATGCGATCCACGGGCTGGCGGGGGCGTTGATTCCGTGGATTTCTGGCTCCTTCACCGGCGTTGTCGGTCTGCCGCTGACGGAGACCGCCAATCTTCTGCGCGCCGCGGGCTATCCGGTGAACTTGCAGGGGCCGGCGAAATGA
- a CDS encoding ribonuclease E/G, with product MKGRLIALHSGPPGMAALVVDGRLEDLLVDAPEDGAPRIEEIHRVRVRRVMAKQGAALVKLAGGGDGYLREAPEVAEGDLVLAEVTGFAEDGKAAPMTGRRLHRGRLAILTPLSPGVNVARGVKDRAERERLAGIGADALGDSGTGLILRSAASGADAEAITEEAARLLAREAELAAGGPPGRLLSAPDVAALGLREWDAENVIGEPDAFDRLGLWEEIERIRGARAPLERGAWMAVEPTAALIAIDVNTGADTAPDAAARANLAAAADLPRQLRLRGLGGQVVVDFAPMRKADRKAVEVVLTRALAADPVRTTLAGWTPLGHLELIRKRERRPVAPLLKDV from the coding sequence ATGAAAGGCCGGCTGATCGCGCTTCACTCCGGCCCGCCTGGCATGGCCGCGCTGGTCGTCGACGGCCGACTGGAGGATCTTCTGGTTGACGCGCCGGAGGATGGCGCGCCGCGGATTGAAGAGATCCATCGCGTCCGTGTGCGGCGGGTGATGGCGAAACAGGGCGCCGCGCTTGTCAAGCTCGCGGGCGGTGGCGACGGCTATCTCCGCGAGGCGCCCGAGGTCGCGGAGGGGGATCTGGTGCTCGCCGAGGTCACGGGCTTCGCCGAGGATGGCAAGGCCGCGCCCATGACCGGCCGCAGGCTCCATCGAGGCCGCCTTGCGATTCTGACTCCGCTTTCGCCGGGCGTTAACGTCGCGCGTGGAGTGAAAGACAGGGCGGAGCGCGAGCGGCTGGCCGGCATCGGCGCGGACGCGCTCGGCGATTCCGGCACCGGGCTGATCCTGCGAAGCGCGGCTTCCGGCGCCGATGCGGAAGCGATTACGGAGGAGGCCGCGCGCCTTCTCGCCCGAGAGGCGGAACTAGCGGCGGGAGGGCCGCCTGGCCGGCTTCTGAGCGCGCCGGATGTCGCGGCGCTCGGGCTTCGCGAATGGGACGCCGAGAATGTGATCGGCGAGCCCGATGCGTTTGACCGGCTTGGTCTTTGGGAGGAGATCGAACGTATTCGGGGCGCGCGCGCCCCCCTTGAGCGCGGCGCCTGGATGGCCGTCGAGCCGACCGCCGCGCTCATCGCCATCGATGTGAACACGGGGGCGGACACCGCGCCTGACGCCGCCGCCCGCGCCAATCTGGCCGCCGCCGCTGATCTGCCACGGCAATTGCGGTTGCGCGGTCTGGGCGGACAAGTGGTCGTCGACTTCGCGCCGATGCGCAAGGCGGACCGCAAGGCGGTCGAGGTCGTGCTGACGCGCGCGCTCGCCGCCGATCCGGTGCGGACCACGCTCGCCGGCTGGACCCCGCTTGGCCATCTCGAACTGATCCGCAAGAGGGAGCGCCGCCCGGTCGCGCCGCTGTTGAAAGATGTCTGA
- a CDS encoding DNA gyrase inhibitor YacG — protein sequence MSECPICGAPTETRWRPFCSKRCADIDLGRWLTGAYAVPVDETEDDEPDRERER from the coding sequence ATGTCTGAATGCCCGATCTGCGGCGCCCCGACCGAGACGCGATGGCGCCCGTTCTGTTCGAAACGCTGCGCCGATATCGATCTCGGCCGCTGGTTGACCGGCGCCTATGCGGTCCCCGTGGACGAGACGGAGGATGACGAGCCGGACAGAGAGCGCGAGCGATAG